The following proteins are encoded in a genomic region of Hymenobacter siberiensis:
- a CDS encoding 3-hydroxyanthranilate 3,4-dioxygenase, with product MIARPFNIQQWIDEHRHLLKPPVGNMQVFKSNQDFIVMVVGGPNARKDYHVDAGEELFWQIEGTMTVKIIEDGQPVDITIGPGEMFLLPPYVPHSPRRPAGTVGLVLERYRTAGELDGFQWYCENCSNKLYEEFAEITDIVAQLPPIMNAFWANDDLRTCKVCGTYMEAPAPVVPAAE from the coding sequence ATGATAGCCCGCCCTTTCAACATCCAGCAGTGGATTGATGAACACCGCCATTTGCTGAAGCCCCCGGTGGGCAACATGCAGGTTTTCAAAAGCAACCAGGATTTCATCGTGATGGTGGTGGGCGGCCCCAACGCCCGCAAAGACTACCACGTGGATGCCGGCGAGGAGCTGTTCTGGCAGATTGAGGGCACGATGACCGTGAAAATCATCGAGGACGGCCAGCCGGTCGATATCACCATCGGCCCAGGCGAGATGTTTCTGCTGCCGCCCTACGTGCCCCACTCGCCGCGCCGCCCGGCCGGCACCGTGGGCCTGGTGCTGGAGCGCTACCGCACCGCCGGCGAGCTCGACGGCTTCCAATGGTACTGCGAAAACTGCAGCAACAAACTATATGAGGAATTTGCCGAAATCACCGACATCGTGGCCCAGCTGCCGCCCATCATGAATGCCTTTTGGGCCAACGACGACCTGCGCACCTGCAAGGTGTGCGGCACTTATATGGAGGCGCCCGCACCGGTAGTGCCAGCCGCCGAATAA
- a CDS encoding DUF2079 domain-containing protein has protein sequence MFLSQAKLPNRRVALLIVAIFGAAYGSLALVNHYLFRTYAYDLGIYNQALWDYAHLRLNTNSVMRYNNLLGDHFTLVQLLYAPLYYLFGSYTLVLVQITLVLGGGYGAYRLHLLRTQGRQAGAALGLLVLFLSTWGIYSALAFDYHDNVLAAMLLPWLLYWLEADRRGRATGVAVLMAASKENMALWLVFIALGLAVLHWREPARRRWALAVAGATAVYFLVVVKLIIPGLGSGDAYLYQQQYVAVGRSAGEALNTLLTRPSYVLGLLFKNHLADPNGDYVKAELHIMVLLSGGLALLRRPAYLLMLAPIYGQKLLSGNIAHWGISAQYSVEFVPVLHAALSHWLAPATPRRAKWLAIGAATLALAATIVSMQVRKAHGYDKSAAQFFRSRHYHREFDAGAVHRALALIPANARVSATSPLVPHLAARPYIYQFPYVGDADYIVALRLESTYPLTVAALDSQLTEYQGSSRWRMLLDQPPLRILQRIHPLPVPNRRFFERRGMGGSDSARGPGARQ, from the coding sequence ATGTTTTTATCGCAAGCAAAGCTACCAAACCGCCGCGTAGCGCTCCTGATAGTGGCCATTTTTGGCGCGGCCTACGGCTCGCTGGCGCTGGTGAATCATTACCTGTTTCGGACTTACGCCTACGACCTGGGCATTTATAACCAGGCCCTGTGGGACTACGCGCACCTGCGCCTGAACACCAACTCGGTGATGCGCTACAACAATTTGCTCGGCGACCATTTCACGCTGGTGCAGCTGCTGTATGCCCCACTATACTACCTGTTTGGCTCCTACACGCTGGTGCTGGTGCAAATTACGCTGGTGCTGGGCGGCGGCTACGGCGCCTACCGGCTGCACCTGCTGCGCACTCAGGGCCGGCAGGCGGGCGCGGCGCTGGGCCTTTTAGTGCTGTTTCTGAGTACCTGGGGCATTTATTCGGCCCTGGCGTTTGATTACCACGACAATGTGCTGGCCGCCATGCTGCTGCCCTGGCTGTTGTATTGGCTCGAAGCCGACCGCCGCGGCCGGGCCACCGGGGTGGCCGTGCTGATGGCGGCCAGCAAGGAAAACATGGCGCTCTGGCTGGTTTTTATTGCCCTGGGGCTGGCCGTGCTGCACTGGCGCGAGCCGGCGCGGCGGCGCTGGGCGCTGGCCGTGGCCGGGGCAACGGCCGTTTATTTCCTGGTCGTGGTCAAGCTCATTATTCCGGGCCTGGGCTCGGGCGATGCTTACCTCTACCAACAGCAGTATGTTGCGGTGGGGCGCTCGGCGGGCGAGGCCCTGAATACGCTGCTTACGCGGCCAAGCTACGTGCTGGGGCTGCTATTCAAAAACCACCTGGCCGACCCCAACGGCGACTACGTGAAGGCCGAGCTGCACATCATGGTATTGCTCTCGGGTGGCCTGGCCCTGCTGCGCCGCCCGGCCTACCTGCTCATGCTGGCCCCCATTTATGGGCAGAAGCTGCTGTCGGGCAATATTGCACACTGGGGCATTAGTGCACAATACTCGGTAGAGTTCGTGCCCGTGCTGCATGCCGCCCTGAGCCACTGGCTGGCCCCGGCCACCCCTCGCCGTGCCAAGTGGCTGGCCATAGGCGCGGCCACGCTGGCCCTTGCCGCCACCATTGTATCGATGCAGGTACGCAAAGCGCACGGGTACGACAAGAGTGCGGCCCAGTTTTTCCGTAGCCGGCACTATCATCGCGAGTTTGATGCCGGAGCGGTACATCGGGCCCTGGCCCTGATACCGGCCAACGCGCGGGTAAGTGCTACCTCGCCTCTGGTGCCCCACCTGGCGGCCCGACCCTACATCTACCAGTTTCCCTACGTGGGCGATGCCGACTACATCGTAGCCTTGCGCCTAGAGTCGACCTACCCGCTCACTGTAGCCGCCCTCGATTCGCAGCTGACCGAATACCAAGGTAGTAGCCGCTGGCGCATGTTGCTGGACCAGCCGCCCCTGCGGATATTGCAGCGTATCCACCCGCTGCCTGTGCCCAATCGGCGTTTTTTCGAGCGTCGGGGTATGGGCGGAAGTGACTCCGCGCGCGGGCCGGGTGCCCGGCAGTAA
- a CDS encoding SDR family oxidoreductase translates to MALPLSSRCALVGGSTQGIGRAVAEALAAQGATVTLLARNETTLREVAAALPIPAGQTHDYLVADFDAPSHLAEVVQAYLATHANGFQILVNNTGGPAGGPLLDAPIDALLIAFNQHVICNHLLAQAVVPGMRAAGFGRIINIVSTSVKIPLAGLGVSNTIRGAVASWAKTLANELGPHGITVNNVLPGATLTQRHTSLIEKKTAQTGQTTAAIEADMLKAIPARRFGLAEDVAAAVAFLASPAAGYITGTSVPVDGGRTGTL, encoded by the coding sequence ATGGCCCTTCCTCTCTCCTCCCGCTGCGCCCTGGTGGGCGGCTCCACGCAAGGTATCGGCCGTGCCGTGGCCGAAGCCCTCGCGGCCCAGGGCGCTACCGTCACGCTGCTGGCCCGCAACGAAACCACGCTGCGCGAAGTGGCCGCCGCCCTGCCCATACCCGCCGGCCAGACCCACGACTACCTGGTAGCCGATTTCGACGCCCCCAGCCACTTGGCCGAGGTGGTGCAGGCCTACCTGGCCACACACGCCAATGGCTTTCAGATTCTGGTGAACAACACGGGTGGACCGGCCGGTGGCCCCTTGCTCGATGCCCCGATAGACGCCCTGCTAATAGCTTTTAACCAGCACGTTATCTGCAATCACTTGCTGGCGCAGGCGGTGGTGCCGGGCATGCGGGCCGCCGGCTTCGGGCGCATTATCAACATTGTGAGCACCTCGGTTAAGATTCCGTTGGCTGGCCTGGGCGTGAGCAATACTATTCGCGGGGCGGTGGCCAGCTGGGCCAAAACCCTGGCCAACGAGCTGGGCCCCCACGGCATCACTGTGAACAATGTGCTGCCCGGCGCCACCCTTACTCAGCGCCACACGTCCCTCATCGAGAAAAAAACGGCCCAGACCGGCCAGACCACCGCGGCCATCGAAGCCGACATGCTGAAAGCCATCCCGGCCCGCCGCTTTGGCCTGGCCGAAGATGTAGCGGCGGCTGTCGCGTTTCTGGCCTCGCCGGCGGCCGGCTACATCACCGGCACCAGCGTGCCCGTGGATGGGGGCCGCACGGGCACGCTATAG
- a CDS encoding glycosyltransferase family 2 protein: MVKFDTLSIVIPVYNEARTIHQILDLLRELKLVNNIGKEIILVNDCSTDASGERIRAYAARYPEMGLRLLEHPENKGKGAALHTGIREATGDYVIIQDADLEYDPEEYNLLIRPVLKGFADVVFGSRFMGGNPHRILFFWHSIGNKMLTFMSNMMTDLNLTDMETCYKMFRRDIIQGLVLVENRFGFEPEVTAKVARVKDTRIYEVGISYYGRTYAEGKKIGWRDGFRAIYCIIKYGLLGQ; this comes from the coding sequence GTGGTAAAATTCGATACGCTTTCCATCGTTATTCCGGTCTACAACGAGGCCCGCACTATTCACCAGATTCTGGATTTGCTGCGCGAGCTGAAGCTGGTGAATAATATCGGCAAGGAAATTATTCTCGTCAACGACTGCTCAACGGATGCTTCCGGCGAGCGCATTCGGGCCTACGCGGCGCGCTACCCCGAAATGGGCCTGCGCCTGCTGGAGCACCCCGAAAACAAGGGCAAGGGCGCGGCGCTGCACACCGGCATCCGCGAGGCTACCGGCGACTACGTCATCATTCAGGATGCCGACCTGGAGTATGACCCCGAGGAATATAATCTGTTGATAAGACCGGTATTGAAGGGCTTTGCCGACGTGGTATTCGGCTCCCGGTTTATGGGCGGCAACCCGCACCGCATCCTGTTCTTCTGGCACAGCATCGGCAACAAGATGCTCACCTTCATGTCGAACATGATGACCGACCTGAACCTGACCGACATGGAAACCTGCTACAAGATGTTTCGGCGCGACATCATTCAGGGCCTGGTGCTGGTCGAAAACCGGTTCGGCTTCGAGCCCGAGGTAACCGCCAAAGTGGCCCGGGTGAAGGACACCCGCATTTACGAAGTCGGCATCAGCTACTACGGTCGCACTTACGCCGAGGGCAAAAAAATTGGCTGGCGCGATGGGTTTCGGGCCATCTATTGCATCATTAAATACGGCCTGCTGGGTCAGTAG
- a CDS encoding carbohydrate binding domain-containing protein — protein MRKNILNSLVVLAGTSLLLVSCSKDEDKVKGTLVTHNDFEAVLGWGGTTDISVNTEKAHSGKYSIKTGPQNEYAYTYSQTLGQMSPTKIKELTLSAWVWVPNAQASSTLVVSINHSTMVNTVVYYGGIDLSKDVTKYKSWQHVSKTFTLPDSVQSTNHLKCYLWRAGNSEAVYVDDMTLSVGE, from the coding sequence ATGAGAAAAAATATTCTCAATTCGCTGGTCGTACTGGCCGGTACCAGTCTGCTGTTAGTTTCCTGCTCCAAAGACGAAGACAAGGTAAAGGGCACCCTGGTAACCCACAACGATTTTGAAGCGGTACTGGGCTGGGGCGGCACCACCGACATTAGCGTGAACACCGAAAAGGCCCATTCGGGCAAATATTCGATAAAAACCGGGCCGCAGAACGAGTATGCCTACACCTACTCGCAGACCCTGGGCCAGATGAGCCCGACGAAAATAAAGGAGCTGACCCTCTCGGCCTGGGTTTGGGTGCCCAACGCGCAGGCGTCCAGCACCCTGGTGGTTTCCATCAACCACTCCACCATGGTGAACACGGTAGTATACTACGGTGGCATCGACCTGAGCAAAGACGTGACCAAGTACAAGAGCTGGCAGCACGTGTCGAAGACCTTTACCCTGCCCGATTCGGTGCAGTCGACCAATCACCTGAAATGCTACCTGTGGCGGGCCGGCAACAGCGAAGCAGTCTATGTTGATGATATGACCCTGAGCGTTGGCGAATAA
- a CDS encoding glycoside hydrolase family 16 protein yields the protein MALNSIIRVIILVVLLGAGTLPGRAQGPVNYANWRLEWAEEFNTPIDTAKLAERWRFFYPWGHVINPSFEAGYYTGEGLHTGDGLLNMTMRELAEPRPYRGKNMRYDTPMLMSRHPADSLLPYNCNAGEGFSYGLFEVRLRQPRHRESFPAFWLFGGVPDEIDIFEAAADNFSNNFHLAANEYWRPTRRTSMACQCEYYNVDPSGNLHDQFHTYGMSWMPDGVIFYYDGIPIRHETRYIPTGCGMAVILNLGVVDWARHATDTMAVDYIRIYRPRQLPPVPVVQRPGAEYPHNEQDWMPAETQPGRADQATRQDWLLAPARRAPQQLTLQLTDNYNPTCDLHMSLPVAGRWAPTWTQTYGTPELRVRIPAPDSLHWTMRDAFGQFVGSGTSPGGSTWRPSLAALPPGAYALHLRQGAAATVQPLNIIGRAVHSAPDSVWQKPAIVPLDTE from the coding sequence ATGGCGCTGAATTCTATAATCCGAGTTATTATCCTCGTTGTCCTGCTGGGAGCCGGCACCCTCCCCGGCAGGGCCCAGGGCCCGGTGAACTACGCCAACTGGCGCCTGGAATGGGCCGAAGAATTCAATACGCCCATCGATACCGCCAAGCTGGCCGAGCGGTGGCGCTTCTTCTATCCCTGGGGCCACGTCATCAACCCATCGTTTGAGGCGGGCTACTACACCGGCGAGGGCCTGCATACCGGCGACGGCCTGCTCAACATGACCATGCGCGAGCTGGCCGAGCCGCGGCCCTACCGGGGCAAAAACATGCGCTACGATACCCCCATGCTCATGAGCCGGCACCCCGCCGATTCGCTCCTGCCCTACAACTGCAACGCCGGCGAGGGATTCAGCTACGGGCTGTTTGAGGTGCGGCTGCGGCAGCCCCGGCACCGGGAATCATTTCCCGCGTTCTGGCTCTTTGGGGGGGTTCCTGATGAGATTGACATTTTTGAAGCCGCCGCCGACAACTTCAGCAACAATTTTCATCTGGCGGCAAACGAGTACTGGCGGCCGACAAGGCGAACATCGATGGCCTGCCAGTGCGAATACTACAACGTGGACCCCTCCGGCAACCTGCACGACCAGTTTCATACCTACGGCATGAGCTGGATGCCCGACGGGGTTATTTTCTATTACGACGGCATTCCCATCCGCCACGAAACCCGGTACATTCCGACCGGTTGCGGCATGGCCGTTATCCTGAACCTAGGCGTGGTCGACTGGGCCCGGCACGCCACCGATACCATGGCCGTCGATTACATCCGCATCTACCGGCCCCGCCAGCTGCCGCCCGTGCCCGTGGTGCAGCGCCCAGGGGCCGAATACCCGCACAACGAACAGGACTGGATGCCGGCCGAAACGCAGCCCGGCCGGGCCGACCAGGCCACCCGCCAGGACTGGCTACTGGCCCCGGCCCGCCGCGCCCCGCAGCAGCTCACGCTTCAGCTCACGGACAACTATAATCCGACCTGCGATTTGCACATGTCGCTGCCCGTAGCCGGCCGCTGGGCCCCCACCTGGACGCAAACCTATGGCACCCCCGAGCTGCGCGTGCGCATTCCCGCGCCCGACTCGCTGCATTGGACAATGCGTGATGCCTTTGGACAATTTGTTGGCAGTGGCACCAGCCCGGGCGGCAGTACGTGGCGGCCCAGCCTGGCGGCGCTCCCGCCCGGGGCCTACGCCCTGCACCTGCGCCAGGGCGCGGCAGCTACTGTGCAGCCCCTCAACATCATAGGCCGGGCCGTCCATTCGGCGCCCGATAGTGTGTGGCAGAAGCCGGCCATAGTCCCACTGGACACCGAATGA
- a CDS encoding glycosyltransferase family 2 protein: MDLSVIIPIYNEESNIAELYRRLQGVLDGMSLPGGYELIFVNDGSHDQSLTMLKALAAQDERVRYFDFSRNFGHQIAVSAGLDHARGEAISIIDADLQDPPELIVDLYAKLQQGYDVVYAKRRSRQGESYAKKLTAKLFYRMLARITRVSIPVDTGDFRIISRRIVLTLRQMPEQHKFLRGQIAWVGFRQTFVEYDRAERAGGETGYTYRKMLSFALDGITSFSDAPLKAATVMGFTVSGVAFLLMLYTLYARLVRHDYEPGWASLMMSILFLGGVQLIAVGVIGEYMARLSANVRQRPLYIIAESNQTPAALESTPAQPLLTR, from the coding sequence ATGGACTTATCCGTCATTATTCCCATTTACAACGAAGAGTCCAATATTGCCGAGCTGTACCGCCGCCTGCAAGGCGTGCTCGACGGCATGAGCCTGCCCGGCGGCTACGAGTTGATTTTTGTCAACGATGGCTCGCACGACCAGTCGCTCACCATGTTGAAAGCCCTGGCCGCGCAGGACGAGCGGGTGCGCTACTTCGATTTTAGCCGCAATTTTGGCCACCAGATTGCCGTTTCGGCCGGGCTCGACCACGCGCGGGGCGAAGCCATCTCCATCATCGACGCCGACTTGCAGGACCCGCCCGAGCTCATCGTGGACCTGTACGCCAAGCTGCAGCAGGGCTACGACGTGGTATATGCCAAGCGCCGCTCGCGCCAGGGCGAGAGTTACGCCAAGAAGCTGACCGCGAAGCTCTTCTATCGAATGCTGGCGCGAATTACGCGGGTTTCCATTCCCGTCGATACCGGCGACTTTCGCATCATTTCGCGCCGCATTGTGCTCACCCTGCGCCAGATGCCCGAGCAGCACAAGTTCCTGCGGGGGCAGATTGCCTGGGTGGGCTTCCGCCAAACCTTTGTGGAGTATGACCGCGCCGAGCGTGCCGGGGGCGAAACCGGCTACACCTACCGCAAGATGCTCAGCTTCGCCCTCGACGGCATCACCAGCTTCTCCGACGCACCGCTGAAGGCGGCCACGGTGATGGGGTTCACGGTGTCGGGTGTGGCATTTTTGCTCATGCTTTACACCCTGTATGCCCGCCTGGTACGGCACGACTACGAGCCCGGCTGGGCCTCGCTCATGATGAGCATTCTGTTTCTGGGCGGGGTGCAGCTCATTGCCGTGGGGGTTATTGGCGAGTACATGGCTCGCCTTAGTGCCAACGTGCGCCAGCGCCCGCTCTACATCATCGCCGAATCGAACCAAACGCCCGCCGCTCTCGAAAGCACCCCGGCCCAACCGTTACTCACGCGCTAG
- a CDS encoding aldehyde dehydrogenase, whose product MLRIQNYLNGQLVPPQAGRYLDNVDPATGQVYGQIPDSGPEDVAAAVAAAEVALPAWRALPAEDRGRLLVKIADLIDANLDRLARAESQDNGKPLSLARVMDIPRAASNFHFFGTAAGHFATEAHVQEGVAVNYTVRHPVGVVGCISPWNLPLYLFTWKIAPALAVGCCVVAKPSEITPATAFLLSELCMEAGLPAGVLNIIHGNGPNCGQAIVEHPGIKAISFTGGTATGRHLAATAAPMFKKLSLELGGKNPNIIFADCDLAAAVATSIRSSFANQGQICLCGSRIFIERPIYEAFKTEFLKQLQDQKIGDPLEADTKQGALVSEAHLHKVLDYIKLAHAEGGTLLAGGHRATVPGRCESGYFLEPTVFENLPFDCRTNQEEIFGPVVTLTPFDTDEEALLMANSTDYGLSATLWTRDLQRAHRVAHQLHTGIVWINTWLHRDLRTPFGGMKNSGVGREGGLEALRFFTEAQNVCVKL is encoded by the coding sequence ATGCTCCGCATCCAGAACTACCTCAACGGCCAGCTCGTGCCACCGCAAGCCGGCCGCTACCTCGATAACGTAGACCCCGCCACCGGCCAGGTCTACGGCCAGATTCCCGACTCCGGCCCCGAGGATGTGGCCGCCGCCGTGGCCGCCGCCGAAGTCGCTCTGCCCGCCTGGCGCGCGCTGCCCGCTGAAGACCGGGGCCGCCTGCTGGTAAAAATCGCCGACCTCATCGATGCCAACCTCGACCGTCTGGCCCGCGCCGAAAGCCAGGATAACGGCAAGCCCCTGAGCCTGGCCCGCGTGATGGACATCCCCCGCGCCGCCTCCAATTTCCACTTCTTCGGCACTGCTGCCGGCCACTTCGCCACCGAAGCCCACGTGCAGGAAGGCGTGGCCGTGAACTACACCGTGCGCCACCCCGTGGGCGTGGTGGGCTGCATCTCGCCTTGGAACCTGCCGCTCTACCTCTTTACCTGGAAAATTGCGCCGGCCTTGGCCGTGGGCTGCTGCGTGGTGGCCAAGCCCTCGGAAATAACCCCGGCCACCGCTTTTTTGCTGAGTGAATTATGCATGGAAGCCGGCTTGCCGGCGGGCGTGCTCAACATCATCCACGGCAACGGCCCCAACTGCGGGCAGGCCATTGTGGAGCATCCGGGTATCAAGGCCATCAGCTTCACGGGCGGTACGGCCACCGGGCGGCACCTGGCCGCTACGGCCGCGCCCATGTTCAAAAAGCTCAGCCTGGAGCTGGGCGGCAAGAATCCCAACATCATCTTCGCCGATTGCGACTTGGCCGCCGCCGTGGCCACCAGCATCCGCAGCAGCTTCGCCAACCAGGGGCAGATTTGCCTGTGCGGCTCCCGCATTTTCATCGAGCGCCCGATTTACGAGGCATTCAAAACTGAGTTTCTGAAGCAGCTGCAGGACCAGAAAATCGGTGACCCGCTCGAAGCCGATACCAAACAAGGTGCCCTGGTGAGCGAAGCCCACCTGCACAAGGTGCTCGATTACATTAAACTAGCCCACGCAGAAGGCGGCACGCTGCTGGCCGGCGGCCACCGCGCCACCGTGCCCGGCCGCTGTGAAAGCGGCTATTTCCTGGAGCCCACCGTGTTCGAGAACCTGCCCTTCGACTGCCGCACCAACCAGGAAGAAATTTTCGGTCCCGTGGTCACCCTCACGCCCTTCGATACCGATGAGGAAGCGCTGCTGATGGCCAATAGCACCGACTACGGCCTCTCTGCCACCCTCTGGACGCGCGATTTGCAGCGCGCCCACCGCGTGGCCCACCAGCTACACACCGGCATCGTCTGGATAAACACCTGGCTGCACCGCGACCTGCGCACGCCCTTCGGCGGCATGAAAAATTCCGGCGTCGGCCGCGAGGGCGGGCTGGAAGCGTTGCGGTTTTTTACCGAGGCGCAGAACGTGTGCGTGAAGCTCTGA
- a CDS encoding Uma2 family endonuclease, producing the protein MAQPAFQTEPTSYVSPEEYLRLEREAEFKHEYFQGEIRAMAGAGYAHNLICANLTGELYSRLRSQGCSVVGSDQRLQIMSGSAFVYPDLTVVCGKPEFNEEKKPDTLLNPTLLVEVLSPTTSQYDRSEKFMLYRQVPSLRQYLTLDAQAIHAELHTLDDLGRWVLTETRDLSATLDLSSIGCQVPLAEVYAGV; encoded by the coding sequence ATGGCTCAGCCCGCCTTCCAAACCGAACCCACCAGCTACGTTTCGCCCGAAGAATACCTGCGTCTGGAACGCGAGGCGGAATTCAAGCACGAATATTTTCAGGGCGAAATCCGCGCTATGGCCGGTGCAGGCTACGCGCACAACCTGATTTGCGCGAACCTGACCGGCGAACTTTATAGCCGATTACGCAGCCAAGGCTGCTCGGTGGTGGGCAGCGACCAGCGCCTGCAAATCATGAGCGGCAGCGCCTTCGTGTACCCCGACCTGACGGTGGTGTGCGGCAAGCCGGAATTCAACGAAGAAAAAAAGCCCGATACGCTGCTGAATCCCACGCTGCTGGTGGAAGTGCTTTCGCCCACTACCAGCCAGTACGACCGCAGCGAAAAGTTCATGCTCTACCGCCAGGTGCCCAGCCTCCGCCAGTACCTGACGTTGGATGCCCAGGCCATTCACGCCGAGCTACATACGCTGGACGACCTGGGGCGCTGGGTCCTCACCGAAACCCGCGACCTGAGCGCCACGCTGGATTTGAGCAGCATCGGCTGCCAGGTGCCGCTGGCGGAGGTATATGCGGGGGTCTGA
- a CDS encoding acyltransferase: MPHNTPDYYAHPTAILDEGCQIGRGSRIWHFSHVCAGADIGEECNLGQNVFVADGVTLGRNVKVQNNVSLYGGVVCEDDVFLGPSVVFTNVKNPRSAVPRKGPGQYQTTYLEQGVTIGANATIVCGTRLGRYAFVGAGSVVTHDVPAYALVYGTPARPQGWMSAYGHRLSFDQQGHATCPESAEKYELSADEQSVRPVVTTTARRPRGNS, from the coding sequence ATGCCCCATAATACCCCCGATTATTACGCCCATCCCACGGCCATCCTCGACGAAGGGTGCCAGATAGGCCGGGGTAGCCGCATCTGGCACTTTAGCCACGTCTGCGCCGGGGCCGATATCGGCGAAGAATGCAACCTGGGTCAGAACGTGTTTGTGGCCGACGGCGTGACCCTGGGCCGCAACGTGAAGGTGCAGAATAACGTGAGCCTCTACGGTGGCGTCGTCTGTGAGGACGACGTATTCCTGGGCCCTTCCGTGGTGTTCACCAACGTGAAAAACCCGCGCAGCGCCGTGCCCCGCAAAGGTCCCGGCCAGTACCAGACCACTTATCTGGAGCAGGGCGTCACAATTGGGGCCAACGCCACCATCGTGTGCGGCACGCGGCTGGGCCGCTACGCCTTTGTGGGCGCGGGCAGCGTAGTCACGCACGACGTTCCGGCGTATGCCCTCGTATACGGCACGCCCGCCCGCCCACAAGGCTGGATGAGCGCCTACGGCCACCGCCTCAGCTTCGACCAGCAAGGGCACGCCACTTGCCCCGAAAGTGCCGAAAAATATGAGCTGAGCGCCGACGAGCAATCGGTGCGGCCCGTGGTAACAACCACCGCCAGACGGCCCCGGGGGAATTCATAA
- a CDS encoding nucleotide sugar dehydrogenase, whose amino-acid sequence MYDQLLRKEATLAVIGLGYVGLPIALEFAKQLKVIGFDINAGRVAQMKEGIDPSGELEKKDFEGCDITFTDSLEVLRQAQFYIVAVPTPIDEHAQPDLKPLLGASGSVGKVLEKGDYVVFESTVYPGCTEEDCIPVMERLSGLKFPTDFKVGYSPERINPGDKEHTLRRIVKVVSGNDEEALDTVAKVYELVVDAGVHRASSIRVAEAAKIIENTQRDVNIALMNELSMIFDRMNINTYEVLEAAGTKWNFLKFSPGLVGGHCIGVDPYYLTYKAKELGYDAKVILSGRTTNDNMGAYIARKTVQMMIKKGKDVAKSRVLVMGATFKENVEDIRNSKVADVIQELKNFSVNVDIVDPHADSDELHHEYGFRLTQNDDVRTDYDAVIVAVSHAPYAAKDEAYFQSITSENAVLVDIKGLYRGKMKDLQYWSL is encoded by the coding sequence GTGTACGACCAACTATTGCGCAAAGAGGCCACGCTGGCCGTTATCGGCCTCGGTTACGTGGGCCTTCCCATTGCCCTCGAATTTGCCAAGCAACTCAAGGTGATTGGCTTCGACATCAACGCCGGCCGCGTGGCCCAGATGAAAGAAGGCATTGACCCGAGCGGTGAGTTGGAAAAGAAGGATTTTGAAGGCTGCGACATCACCTTCACCGATTCGCTGGAGGTGCTGCGTCAGGCGCAATTCTACATCGTGGCCGTGCCCACGCCCATCGATGAGCACGCACAGCCCGACCTTAAGCCGCTGCTTGGCGCCTCGGGTTCAGTAGGTAAGGTCCTGGAAAAAGGTGATTATGTGGTGTTTGAGAGCACTGTATACCCCGGCTGCACCGAGGAGGACTGCATTCCGGTAATGGAGCGCCTCTCGGGCCTAAAATTCCCGACTGATTTTAAAGTGGGCTACTCGCCTGAGCGCATCAACCCCGGCGATAAGGAGCACACGTTGCGCCGCATCGTGAAAGTGGTGTCCGGCAACGACGAGGAAGCCCTCGATACCGTGGCCAAAGTGTACGAGCTGGTGGTAGATGCCGGCGTGCACCGCGCCAGCAGCATCCGCGTGGCCGAGGCTGCCAAAATCATCGAAAACACCCAGCGTGACGTCAATATCGCGCTGATGAACGAGCTGTCGATGATTTTTGACCGCATGAACATCAACACTTACGAGGTGCTGGAAGCTGCGGGTACCAAGTGGAATTTCCTGAAGTTCTCGCCCGGTCTGGTGGGTGGCCACTGCATCGGCGTGGACCCATACTACCTGACTTACAAAGCGAAAGAGCTGGGCTACGACGCCAAAGTCATTCTTTCGGGCCGCACCACCAACGATAACATGGGAGCCTACATCGCCCGCAAAACGGTGCAGATGATGATTAAGAAAGGCAAGGACGTGGCCAAAAGCCGCGTGCTGGTGATGGGCGCTACCTTCAAGGAGAACGTGGAAGACATCCGCAACTCGAAAGTGGCCGACGTAATCCAGGAGCTGAAAAACTTCTCGGTGAATGTCGACATAGTGGACCCGCACGCCGACTCCGACGAACTGCACCACGAGTATGGCTTCCGCCTGACCCAAAACGACGATGTGCGCACCGACTACGACGCCGTGATTGTAGCCGTGAGCCACGCGCCCTACGCCGCCAAAGACGAGGCCTACTTCCAGTCCATTACTTCCGAAAATGCCGTGCTGGTCGACATCAAAGGCCTGTACCGCGGCAAGATGAAAGACCTGCAATACTGGAGCCTGTAA